A window of the Henckelia pumila isolate YLH828 chromosome 3, ASM3356847v2, whole genome shotgun sequence genome harbors these coding sequences:
- the LOC140888237 gene encoding wall-associated receptor kinase 2-like, translating into MFTKLLLYAFWYHLAMLQISLVHSEKTNTTQPLTNITKGANIAKPGCQSKCGNLTVPYPFGIGLGSGCSVDPSFDINCNTSFNPPKPYSMGNLEVVDISNSEVRVKNWLATRCFNQQGNLTLSNSFYINLETYFSFSDKNKFTIVGCDDLAIILGTKGANFSTGCVSTCAAKEDLQDGFCTGIGCCQTSIPRGLQSFAAGLGSLYNHTVVWPFDRCGYAFLGDQDSFTFRVSDLSDPTFKNRTIENVPIVLEWVIGNKTCSEARKSNDFSCHQNSSCIDTDTKLGGYSCSCFNGYEGNPYLEPGCKDINECLDSPCDPLGICVNTLGSFNCSCPVGFDGDGRSNGRGCTKRPSQKQVTGLSLGLSFGLLALMIGITGSYFIIQKRKLAKLREKFFLQNGGVLMRQQLSSNESMTEAAKIFSAGELEKATNKYAEDRILGRGGYGTVYKGILSDNRIVAIKKSKIMDQSQIELFINEVVILTQVNHRNVVKLLGCCLETEVPLLVYEYVSNGTVFHHIHNSGGMPWFTWENRLRIATESAGALAYLHSSAAMPVIHRDVKSPNILLDDSYTAKIADFGASRLVPLDQTQVTTLVQGTLGYLDPEYFQTSQLTEKSDVYSFGVVLAELMTGRKPLSPEKSEQERNLSTYFVMAIKENRLFQIVDPRILREGSLEQLQAVAELVRRCLKLNGEERPTMKEVTMELERFRKYNVHSSYKHDVIIETSISSKTVETDLFPVSLSPEFFTGEYSGQYSLDSQMFPLKNVPR; encoded by the exons ATGTTCACAAAACTTCTTCTGTATGCTTTTTGGTATCATTTAGCAATGCTGCAAATCTCCCTGGTACATTCTGAAAAAACCAACACAACCCAACCCCTCACAAACATCACAAAAGGCGCCAATATCGCCAAGCCTGGATGCCAAAGCAAGTGCGGGAACTTGACCGTTCCATACCCTTTTGGCATTGGCTTAGGTTCAGGTTGCTCAGTAGATCCATCGTTTGATATCAACTGCAATACTTCTTTCAACCCTCCCAAGCCCTATAGCATGGGAAATCTTGAGGTAGTCGATATATCAAACTCCGAAGTGAGAGTCAAGAACTGGTTAGCAACTCGCTGTTTCAACCAACAGGGCAATCTGACCTTATCTAACTCGTTTTATATCAATCTAGAAACATACTTCAGCTTTTCTGACAAAAATAAGTTCACAATCGTCGGATGTGATGATCTCGCTATAATATTAGGAACAAAAGGAGCTAATTTTAGCACGGGGTGTGTTTCCACGTGTGCTGCAAAAGAGGATCTTCAGGATGGATTTTGCACAGGAATTGGATGCTGCCAGACCTCAATACCCAGAGGCCTACAGAGCTTCGCCGCAGGTTTAGGTAGCCTTTACAATCACACAGTTGTGTGGCCCTTTGACCGTTGTGGTTATGCCTTTCTAGGTGACCAAGATAGCTTCACCTTTCGTGTATCTGATCTTTCTGACCCGACATTTAAAAACCGAACAATAGAAAATGTCCCTATAGTCCTGGAGTGGGTGATCGGGAACAAAACTTGCAGCGAAGCTCGGAAATCcaatgatttttcttgtcatcAAAACAGTAGTTGCATTGATACTGATACCAAACTTGGAGGATACAGCTGCAGCTGCTTTAATGGATACGAGGGGAATCCATATTTGGAGCCAGGCTGCAAAG ATATAAATGAATGCCTGGATAGCCCCTGCGATCCACTTGGAATCTGCGTTAATACTCTGGGTAGTTTTAACTGTTCATGCCCTGTTGGATTCGATGGCGATGGCCGCAGCAATGGGCGTGGGTGCACAAAACGTCCTTCACAAAAACAAGTGACGGGGCTCTCTTTAG GCTTGAGCTTTGGCTTATTGGCCTTGATGATTGGCATTACCGGTTCATACTTCATCATCCAGAAGAGGAAACTAGCTAAACTGAGAGAGAAATTCTTCCTGCAAAATGGCGGCGTGCTAATGAGGCAGCAGCTTTCTTCAAATGAGAGTATGACGGAAGCAGCTAAAATCTTTTCGGCCGGAGAACTCGAAAAAGCCACCAACAAGTACGCTGAGGATCGCATTCTTGGTCGAGGTGGTTATGGAACAGTTTACAAAGGGATCCTTAGTGATAATCGTATAGTCGCGattaagaagtcaaaaataATGGATCAGAGCCAAATAGAGCTGTTCATCAATGAGGTTGTTATTTTGACTCAAGTTAACCACAGAAATGTGGTGAAACTTTTAGGTTGTTGTTTGGAGACCGAGGTGCCTTTGCTTGTGTATGAGTATGTTTCCAATGGCACAGTCTTTCACCACATCCATAACAGTGGAGGAATGCCGTGGTTCACATGGGAAAATCGACTCAGGATCGCCACGGAGTCTGCTGGTGCACTTGCTTATCTTCATTCCTCAGCGGCCATGCCTGTTATTCACAGAGACGTAAAATCCCCCAATATACTGTTAGACGATAGCTACACCGCGAAAATAGCAGATTTTGGAGCATCGAGATTAGTCCCACTCGATCAAACACAAGTGACCACTCTGGTACAGGGGACGTTAGGCTATCTTGATCCAGAGTATTTCCAAACAAGCCAACTGACAGAGAAAAGCGACGTTTACAGCTTTGGAGTCGTCTTGGCAGAGCTGATGACAGGGAGAAAACCTCTTTCGCCCGAAAAGAGTGAGCAGGAAAGGAACCTGTCCACTTATTTTGTCATGGCCATCAAGGAAAATCGCCTGTTCCAGATTGTGGATCCCCGCATTCTGAGAGAAGGGAGTTTGGAACAACTTCAGGCAGTCGCGGAGCTTGTTAGACGATGCCTCAAGTTAAATGGCGAGGAAAGGCCGACGATGAAAGAAGTGACGATGGAATTGGAGAGGTTTAGAAAGTATAATGTACATTCCAGTTATAAGCATGATGTGATAATTGAAACAAGCATTAGTTCAAAAACTGTTGAAACGGATCTCTTCCCGGTGTCGTTGAGTCCTGAATTTTTCACTGGGGAGTACTCCGGACAATATAGTTTGGACAGCCAAATGTTCCCTCTCAAAAATGTCCCCCGCTAG
- the LOC140890411 gene encoding late seed maturation protein P8B6-like, which yields MASDQNRGELDARARQGDTVIPGGTGGKTLEAQEHLAEGRSRGGQTRKEQLGTEGYQEIGRQGGQTRKEQLGKEGYQEIGRKGGLSTNNKSGGERAAEQGREDSD from the exons ATGGCATCTGACCAGAATCGAGGCGAGCTTGACGCGAGGGCCAGGCAAGGGGACACCGTTATCCCCGGCGGCACTGGAGGCAAGACCCTGGAAGCTCAGGAGCACCTAGCTGAAG GAAGAAGCCGAGGAGGGCAGACTAGGAAGGAGCAGCTGGGGACAGAAGGATACCAGGAGATTGGGCGACAGGGAGGGCAAACCCGAAAAGAGCAGCTCGGGAAAGAAGGGTATCAGGAAATAGGTCGAAAAGGTGGGCTCAGCACCAATAACAAGTCTGGTGGCGAGCGTGCGGCTGAGCAAGGGAGGGAGGATtcagattga
- the LOC140890410 gene encoding chlorophyll synthase, chloroplastic-like has product MAALINTVYSTKLSSLSNAFRTPHLASSFSRRRLVVRATETDTNEVGAKAPDTAPAESGSSMNQILGIKGAKQETDKWKIRVQLTKPVTWPPLVWGVVCGAAASGNFHWTLEDVAKSIVCMMMSGPCLTGYTQTINDWYDKEIDAINEPYRPIPSGAVSEQEVITQIWVLLLGGLGLACLLDVWAGHDFPVIFYLALGGSLLSYIYSAPPLKLKQNGWLGNFALGSSYISLPWWAGQALFGTLTPDVIVLTLLYSIAGLGIAIVNDFKSIEGDRKMGLQSLPVAFGTETAKWICVGAIDITQLSVAGYLVGSGKPYYGLALLGLIAPQVFFQFKYFLKDPVKYDVQYQASAQPFLVLGLLVTALATSH; this is encoded by the exons ATGGCTGCCTTAATCAACACTGTCTACTCAACTAAATTATCTTCTCTTTCGAACGCATTCAGAACTCCACATCTCGCTTCGTCTTTCAGCA GACGGAGGCTTGTGGTGAGAGCTACAGAAACGGATACTAATGAAG TTGGAGCCAAGGCACCAGATACGGCACCGGCGGAGAGTGGCTCAAGCATGAATCAGATTCTTGGTATCAAAGGAGCCAAGCAAGAGACT GATAAGTGGAAAATTCGAGTTCAGCTCACTAAACCTGTTACATGGCCACCTCTGGTTTGGGGTGTAGTGTGTGGAGCTGCTGCATCGG GTAACTTCCACTGGACTTTGGAAGATGTAGCTAAATCGATTGTCTGTATGATGATGTCTGGGCCTTGTCTTACTGGCTACACTCAG ACGATAAATGACTGGTACGACAAAGAGATTGATGCCATTAACGAACCCTATCGCCCGATCCCCTCAGGAGCAGTATCAGAACAGGAG GTGATTACACAAATCTGGGTGCTGCTCCTTGGAGGCCTCGGTTTGGCTTGTCTACTTGATGTGTGG GCTGGACATGATTTTCCGGTGATATTTTACCTTGCCCTTGGTGGATCCTTGCTGTCTTACATATACTCAGCTCCGCCCTTAAAG CTTAAACAGAATGGGTGGCTAGGCAATTTTGCACTGGGATCAAGCTACATAAGCTTGCCTTG GTGGGCTGGTCAAGCATTGTTTGGGACACTTACACCTGATGTTATTGTTCTAACACTACTTTACAGCATAGCTGGT CTGGGAATTGCAATTGTAAATGACTTCAAGAGCATTGAAGGAGATAGAAAAATGGGATTACAG TCTCTTCCTGTGGCTTTTGGCACCGAGACTGCAAAATGGATCTGTGTTGGAGCTATTGATATAACTCAGTTATCTGTAGCAG GCTATCTTGTAGGTTCTGGTAAACCATACTATGGTTTAGCACTTCTAGGCTTAATCGCCCCACAAGTCTTTTTCCAG TTCAAATACTTCCTCAAAGACCCAGTGAAATACGATGTCCAATATCAG GCTAGTGCACAACCATTTCTTGTTCTCGGACTATTGGTCACGGCTTTGGCGACCAGCCATTGA
- the LOC140892766 gene encoding protein SCO1 homolog 1, mitochondrial-like has protein sequence MASALSRNVRLRLLCRSFDSHLRSLRNPIHSLPEMPIQNSHRSSLWPEFLVGRYKLLSAFELNHRFLCTTAANSAANQSPSSTTTVTPSSGLAEGNSESGNSGGQGSAGSQDTSQQGKPIRGGPVSWMSFFLLICTGVGLIFYYDKEKRRHIEGITSASNEVKQGPSVGKPSIGGPFNLIDHNGTSVSEKNFMGKWNLIYFGFTHCPDICPDELQKLASAIDKIKENSGIEVVPIFISVDPERDTVEQVREYVKEFHPNLIGLTGTPDEVKKTARAYRVYYMKTEDEGSDYLVDHSIVMYLMDPSMQFVKFFGKNEDITSLTNGVILEISKAKQKVKA, from the exons ATGGCCTCGGCATTATCAAGAAATGTTCGCCTTCGACTCCTCTGCAGATCCTTCGATTCTCATTTGCGTTCCTTGAGAAACCCAATTCATAGTCTACCCGAAATGCCCATCCAGAACTCCCACCGTTCCTCGCTCTGGCCGGAATTTCTTGTTGGTAGATACAAATTGCTGAGTGCTTTTGAGTTAAATCATCGATTTTTGTGCACCACCGCTGCTAATTCTGCTGCTAATCAATCGCCAAGTTCGACCACTACCGTGACGCCGTCGAGTGGTTTGGCCGAGGGGAATTCTGAAAGTGGAAATAGTGGGGGGCAGGGTTCAGCGGGATCACAGGATACTTCTCAGCAAGGAAAGCCTATCCGAGGCGGG CCTGTTTCGTGGATGAGCTTTTTTTTGCTTATTTGCACTGGAGTTGGATTGATATTCTACTATGACAAAGAAAAGAGGCGGCATATTGAAG GAATAACTAGTGCTTCAAATGAAGTAAAACAGGGACCTTCTGTTGGTAAACCATCTATTGGAGGTCCATTTAACCTTATTGACCACAATGGAACATCAGTATCTGAAAAGAACTTTATGGGAAAGTGGAACTTGATTTATTTTGGATTCACTCACTGCCCTGATATATGCCCAGATGAGCTACAAAAACTGGCGTCGGCTATTGATAAAATAA AAGAAAACTCTGGGATAGAAGTAGTGCCCATCTTCATTTCAGTTGACCCGGAGAGGGATACGGTTGAACAAGTTCGTGAATATGTTAAAG AATTCCACCCAAACTTAATTGGCCTGACTGGTACCCCAGACGAAGTCAAGAAAACTGCACGTGCTTATCGTGTGTACTATATGAAGACGGAAGATGAAGGTTCAGATTATCTTGTCGATCACTCTATAGTCAT GTACCTGATGGACCCAAGCATGCAATTTGTGAAGTTCTTTGGAAAGAATGAAGATATTACTTCACTTACCAATGGAGTCATTCTGGAAATAAGTAAAGCAAAACAAAAGGTCAAGGCATAG
- the LOC140892797 gene encoding protein trichome birefringence-like 3 yields MGTPRPRGKLPLSVLIVVVCGLAFFALLYTEIVSSFSSKFGFKPCTKRKAAKKSVSGGRNVHGSALNYAADDRFEFDPEECSLVDGKWTFNRSIKPLYTDRTCPYLDRQVSCVKNGRLDSDYRHWEWQPDDCFLPRFNPVTALRKLEGKRLMFIGDSLQRGQWQSFVCLVESVIPEGKKSIKRGRVHTVFRAKEYNATIEFYWAPFLVESNTDLNIITDPKKRILRVDSVEKHAKHWIGVDILVFNTYVWWMSGLRINSLWGSFSNGEEGFEELDASVSYRIGLKTWANWVDSNIDPNKTRVFFTTMSPTHQRSADWGREKGIKCFNETKPVMKKRHWGTGSDKQIMGVVKGVIRRMKTPVILLNITQLSEYRIDAHSSIYTESGGRLLTDDEKADPLHHADCIHWCLPGVPDTWNQILYAHLL; encoded by the exons ATGGGCACCCCAAGGCCGCGGGGGAAGCTTCCTTTGTCAGTACTTATCGTTGTGGTATGCGGGCTTGCCTTTTTTGCACTTTTGTACACAGAAATAGTCAGCTCCTTTTCATCCAAGTTCGGGTTTAAGCCTTGTACTAAGAGAAAGGCTGCTAAGAAGTCTGTGTCAG GTGGGAGAAATGTGCATGGTAGTGCATTGAACTATGCAGCCGATGATCGGTTTGAGTTTGATCCAGAAGAGTGCAGCCTTGTGGATGGAAAATGGACGTTCAACCGTTCGATTAAGCCTTTGTATACCGACAGGACATGCCCATATCTGGACAGACAGGTTTCATGTGTCAAGAATGGACGGCTGGATTCGGATTACAGGCATTGGGAATGGCAGCCTGATGATTGTTTCCTGCCTAG GTTCAATCCTGTAACAGCTCTGCGTAAACTTGAAGGGAAGAGGTTAATGTTCATTGGGGATTCTTTGCAAAGAGGACAGTGGCAATCCTTCGTTTGCCTCGTGGAGTCTGTGATACCTGAAGGGAAGAAATCGATCAAACGTGGCCGTGTTCATACAGTTTTCAGAGCCAAG GAGTACAATGCCACAATTGAGTTCTATTGGGCTCCCTTTTTAGTAGAATCCAACACTGATTTGAACATTATAACAGATCCAAAGAAAAGAATTCTGAGAGTTGATTCAGTGGAGAAACATGCCAAACATTGGATAGGAGTCGATATACTCGTTTTCAATACGTACGTTTGGTGGATGAGTGGCCTCAGGATCAACTCATT ATGGGGTTCTTTCTCAAACGGCGAAGAAGGATTTGAAGAACTAGATGCATCTGTTTCTTACCGAATAGGACTGAAGACATGGGCAAATTGGGTGGATTCAAACATTGATCCCAACAAAACTCGAGTCTTTTTCACTACAATGTCCCCTACGCACCAAAG GAGCGCGGACTGGGGGCGCGAAAAAGGGATCAAATGCTTCAACGAAACGAAGCCAGTGATGAAGAAAAGACACTGGGGGACAGGCTCAGATAAGCAGATCATGGGCGTGGTGAAAGGCGTGATCCGCCGGATGAAAACGCCTGTGATCTTGCTGAACATCACTCAGTTATCTGAATACAGAATCGATGCACACTCTTCGATTTACACCGAGTCGGGAGGAAGATTGTTGACAGATGACGAAAAGGCCGATCCTCTGCACCATGCAGATTGCATACATTGGTGCTTGCCGGGAGTTCCTGATACATGGAATCAAATACTTTATGCTCATTTGTTGTAG